gttgttaaagtaaaagttCAGAGTGGTTAGGTGCCTATAAAACATATTAGGACAAACTCCATGATTGCGGATCCGCTTACTAAGGGACTACACCTAAGGTTTTAAAAGAGCACACTGCTCATATGGGTGTAATGTCATTTAAGGATATTTGGTTTTAGTGGGAGTTTGTACTTGTTATAGacacattttcaattatttcagtttaaaaatattaagtttattttttgcagaaataaagtttatttggtttattcacactTTGATTTTGGTAAGATTTGATCTCACTAAGGAGGACCAGTTGGAAATAGACATGTTTAGATCATattgcatgtaatttccatgctaCACATCCATACTTGATATATGTTATTTGGTTGTGTTAATATACATGATCATGGATGGATTTAGTTACGATATATGTAACGAAAGTCGCATTGGttctatgttaacataattaatggacGAGATTGTTCGGAATACCTTTTGGgtatgatagtaaaattttgagctcataagattatataatgacatataattatagagtaattagtatatatatgtggtccaagtgggagattgttggaaaatatggacatcaagaattacatgttattatttactatcatgataggttagttcaaattaaaagtgatctaatttagttaatgtttattgggctttaattattaaataagtatgggtcaaatatgtgtagatactctagtaattgAGTTCTAATCAAATTCTAATCAATAATGGGCTAATTAGGAATTAGAACTAATATGACAAGGTTATAAgtattagggttatggtctcCAAATTACACACAAGATAtcttttctaatatcccatcCTTAGGAAAGAACAAATATTCTCTGAAtttcttgtgtgctaatttgaaAGATCAAATCCCCAAGATCCGGAAAAACTTGAAGGAATTCATGGATTCAGGTACGCTTCCGCATCTAGTAattttattcttgatgatttgacatgatagatccTGATTTACagttctaattttattttagatttattttacaattctaACACATCTAACTGCTACAGGTAAAcaataaacatcataaattaagaacaaattaatttcaatagGAAGGTTGACATGTCCATAGTCCTGTAGATTTCCAATGCTCCAACAACAAATTTCCAGataagaaagagagagaaaatattaGTATCAAGGAAATGGTGAAGGGAATAGCCCAAATTTGGTGGTTAAGATGCATATtttgatgtaaataaaattGGGCATAAGTAAGCGCATATGTATCTCATTGATCAAACtagattattcaaaaaaaattcatgcacCAAGTTCCATGGATATTAGATAATTACATGATATTGAGAATTATCAAAGATATTACAAACTGAAACCTAGTAAACCATATTATGAAAAAGGTAAAGATTAACATAAGGTTGCATTAGAGAAAGGTTTAAAGGAAATGACATGGCATGTCAAATCCCAAAGCACTAATCATAAAAGGCTGAGCTCCAAGTTTTGTCACGCGTTCAGCTATGTTTCTGGCCACGCCGCCTTGTACATAATGTACCTGAACAAATTATTCTTTACTTCAATAAATCAAAGGACAAAAAGGAAAGGAGAGAGGGAAATGAGAAAGAGACTCGGTTAAGAGAAGTGGTTCTTAGATGTGGAGGGATTGAAGAAGTGGCTTGAATGTCCAAAACCATGCCACCTATCACTACCGGGACTGCCTCTACCTCTCCATCTTTCCTTTGCTTCTCCATTTTCACCCTGATTTTCCAATATTCTCAATAGTATGTATCAGAATTCCAGTTGACCTTTAAAATGCTTGTTGGggctaaaaagaaaaatcacaGACCCAAAATCTAGCTTCACTCAAGATTGTACCATTGTATAGGAGGTATAAAACATTGTTTTTAGGTTAACAGGACAAATATGAAGTAAAGATTGATACTTAAAATGAGTCTCCGATGAAGCAAGGGATtttaaaatcacaaaaaaatagaggaaaagAGACAGAGGAAAACTAAAGGAATTATTGGGGAGGGTAAAATGGAATTATTGGGCACCGAATCAACTATTTTGTGGAGAAGGAACGGGATAGAAATGCCCATTATTCCCTGCATTAGCCCCTATTCAACATGGGTTGATTAGCTTGTAATAGTTCATTCCATTGAACCAAAAAATGGTTTGGTGGTAGACCCGCAAAATTAGGCTTTAATTGAATGGTAATGACAGCCAACTAAACATGCTTTAACGACACGTTTAGTTCAGTGTAATGGAATTGGACTGTAATGGAATTGAATATGCGTATTAGTGGTTTGGTTGAATAAAATGGAATGAgtattgtaataatatttatatgtttggttTACAGGAATAGATATgtaatagcaaaaaaaaaaccctcaaatgACGAATATGccctttaacattttaatttattttccacatcaatttaatattaaagaataatattttctatcaaactataatattcaaacataaaatgttttattttatatttttaaaatttggaaataatattttagattaaaatatttaacatagtttacataaattaatttaatattttataataaattatattagaatatttaacatattttatataaatcaatttaatatttttatattaaattatattaaaatattgtttttacgAAATGTGGAAGATTTGTCCAATCCTATATCATGCTGTAATTCTTGATTATGAGTTGGAAGTTCGTTATCTTCGATTGCTATGATGTGTTGAAGAATATCTTTAAGGACAAACTCGAAGCTGGAAAATGAAAGCTGACAACTCACAAGCAAAGCATTTTAATAGTATGCATCGGTAAAagcaaaaattttgggaaaaaaaacctGAAAACACATGAATCCATGATTATTGAGGTAAAAAATGATCACATGTTATCTAGTCAAGGATTGGATCATGTTTCGGAAAACAAAGCTCACCCTTATCCGGATGCATTTCAAAAAAGTAAAACCATGAGAAACAAACTTCATATCCCCAAAACAAACAATACCTTAGTAACAAAGGCAATCCAATTCCTTGCAACAACAAAGATCAGTATATGTTCCATTCAGTTTAATAATAGACTGAGAAAACAAGATATAGTCATGCCAACAAAATATAAGGCTGCATTGCTATTTATTCTGCAAATATGGTGTATAAAAGCTCAAGTCGCAATTTCcagggtttttttttgtataacaATAAAAGAGGCAAAGCACATATAGCTCTAACTTTGGGTGTTTACCAAAACTCCATGCCCCTTCTTTGGACATTACAGCTTAGATTGATGTTGCAAAAGTTTGGCAGTTGAATATACAATCCTGGCATCACCTGCATAGTGGAATGGCATTTACTTCCACATTATTCAGATAAATATTTAAGTTGCAGATTAATGCTTAATCAATACCCAAAGCAGTGATGATCTAAAATCAAAGGTACCTGTAATTGTTGGCAAACTAAATTGAGAAGGTACATTGCTGTCCACCTCAACCGAAGCTTTGGCTGCAGCTATACCAATTGCTACACTCTGCATCACATCTAAACCTGTAGAAAGGGATGCAATCATTCCACCGACTAGACAATCACCAGCTCCTGTAAGCCTTACAACAGATGCAGGGAGTGCAGGAAAATGCACAGCTAAGAAATTTGGGCTTCTCTCAAGAACCTTAGAATCAGAATACAAATTTGAAGGACAGCTTGAtgtcatattttcaaataactGTCGACTAAATCCATGTTGCTGCGTCTTTTCCAGACAAATTCTCCAGGAGATTGATTCCCCTTTAGTGCATAAAAGTACACCATCTGAACCAATAGTCAAAACAAGAATTTTGACACCCTTCTCCAGCAAAAGCCAGATTGCTGGTTTCAGCATCTGGAACAAAGTATCCGTAGAACAATTATTCCTTTCAATTGGAcgaaataaattttgagaagaTAAAGCATTTGCCATAGCAATTAGTTCATCTTCATTAGGTG
The sequence above is a segment of the Gossypium raimondii isolate GPD5lz chromosome 4, ASM2569854v1, whole genome shotgun sequence genome. Coding sequences within it:
- the LOC105779630 gene encoding pseudouridine kinase — protein: MEKQRKDGEVEAVPVVIGGMVLDIQATSSIPPHPRTTCPGQIYYVQGGVARNIAECMTKLGAQPFMISALGFDMPGNLLLEHWKSAGLRTEGIRKHKDIKTPTVCHILDVTGEVAAGVASVEAVEMFLTPEWIQRFKHTIHSAPLLIIDANLSPPALEVSCRLAAESNVPVWFEPVSIAKSKRIAPIVKYITFASPNEDELIAMANALSSQNLFRPIERNNCSTDTLFQMLKPAIWLLLEKGVKILVLTIGSDGVLLCTKGESISWRICLEKTQQHGFSRQLFENMTSSCPSNLYSDSKVLERSPNFLAVHFPALPASVVRLTGAGDCLVGGMIASLSTGLDVMQSVAIGIAAAKASVEVDSNVPSQFSLPTITGDARIVYSTAKLLQHQSKL